The Longimicrobium sp. genome has a segment encoding these proteins:
- a CDS encoding lipopolysaccharide biosynthesis protein — translation MSLPAGPGAVAVKGGEGRRAAPARGAGAPEGAGGPGGGMRRNALHSLALKLGYTALTIGTAALMARLMGPDGYGVYAFVFAGASLLAMPLQLGVPTLVVRETSAYEAQGRWDLVRGLFRRADGGLLAFGVALAVAALAALPFIPETPGSGMRQTVLWSLLLVPAVALGNTRGAALRGLHAVGAGLLPEQLIRPAAFLLLAAAAALLVPGGLTAPVATASHVAAALVALAAASWMLRRRLPAAYHSAAPAYDDRGWLRSVGPLSLLAGVQACIQHFDVFVLGLFASVDDVALYRVALQGATLVAFTLNATNVALGPQIARSYTRGDMDGLQRLLTRTSRVALATALVPVAIFALAGRELLSAVFGAGYAPAYTALVIVAVGELANVAAGSVGLALNMTGHERDALRGLGAAAAINVALNLLLIPRFGMQGAAVAMALGLVAWNVLLSVFLYRRTGLVAFAFAPRALLRHRPRAVAAPTDFPQEP, via the coding sequence ATGAGCCTGCCGGCGGGCCCGGGGGCGGTGGCGGTGAAGGGCGGGGAAGGCCGCCGCGCGGCTCCCGCACGGGGGGCCGGCGCGCCGGAGGGCGCGGGCGGGCCGGGCGGGGGGATGAGGCGCAACGCGCTGCACAGCCTGGCGCTGAAGCTGGGCTACACGGCGCTGACCATCGGCACGGCGGCGCTGATGGCGCGGCTGATGGGGCCCGACGGCTACGGCGTGTACGCCTTCGTGTTCGCGGGGGCGTCGCTGCTGGCGATGCCCCTGCAGCTGGGGGTGCCCACGCTGGTGGTGCGCGAAACCTCGGCGTACGAGGCGCAGGGGCGGTGGGACCTGGTGCGCGGCCTCTTTCGCCGGGCCGACGGGGGGCTGCTCGCCTTCGGGGTGGCGCTTGCCGTGGCCGCGCTGGCCGCGCTCCCGTTCATCCCGGAAACGCCGGGGAGCGGCATGCGCCAGACGGTGCTCTGGTCGCTGCTGCTGGTGCCCGCGGTGGCGCTGGGCAACACCCGCGGGGCGGCGCTCCGCGGCCTTCACGCGGTGGGCGCGGGGCTGCTCCCCGAGCAGCTGATCCGCCCGGCGGCCTTTCTGCTGCTGGCCGCCGCCGCCGCGCTCCTGGTGCCGGGGGGGCTCACGGCCCCGGTGGCCACGGCCAGCCACGTGGCCGCCGCGCTGGTGGCGCTGGCCGCCGCCAGCTGGATGCTGCGCCGCAGGCTGCCGGCCGCGTACCACTCGGCGGCACCCGCGTACGACGACCGGGGGTGGCTGCGCAGCGTGGGCCCGCTCTCGCTTCTGGCCGGGGTGCAGGCCTGCATCCAGCACTTCGACGTCTTCGTGCTGGGGCTGTTCGCCTCGGTCGACGACGTGGCCCTGTACCGCGTGGCCCTGCAGGGCGCCACGCTCGTGGCCTTTACGCTGAACGCCACCAACGTGGCGCTGGGGCCGCAGATCGCGCGGTCGTACACCCGGGGCGACATGGACGGCCTGCAGCGGCTGCTGACCCGCACCTCGCGGGTGGCGCTGGCCACCGCGCTGGTGCCGGTGGCGATCTTCGCCCTGGCCGGGCGCGAGCTGCTCTCGGCCGTGTTCGGTGCCGGGTACGCGCCGGCCTACACCGCCCTGGTCATCGTGGCCGTGGGGGAGCTGGCCAACGTGGCCGCGGGCTCGGTGGGGCTGGCGCTGAACATGACCGGCCACGAGCGCGACGCCCTGCGCGGGCTGGGAGCCGCGGCCGCCATCAACGTAGCGCTGAACCTGCTGCTGATCCCGCGGTTCGGAATGCAGGGGGCGGCGGTGGCGATGGCGCTGGGGCTGGTGGCCTGGAACGTCCTGCTTTCGGTGTTCCTGTACCGCCGCACGGGGCTGGTGGCCTTTGCCTTTGCCCCCCGCGCCCTCCTGCGCCACCGGCCCCGGGCCGTGGCCGCGCCGACCGATTTTCCGCAGGAACCATGA
- a CDS encoding sulfotransferase, translating to MKRPDFFVIGAPKCGTTSLARWLAENPGVYVSPVKEPFHFSTDLHRQVRTAAEYEALFAKAGEGHAAVGEATTWYLYSRTAVAGIERYSPGARYVVCLRNPVQMALSLYQHLVFTGREDAPDFLSAWKRQEARARGEGIPRSCEEPAFLQYASVCALGEQLQRLYARVDRARVLPLLLDDMRDDPAREYRRVLAFLGAPDDGRSEFPVRNRAKHPRSLRLARVMRWGTAVRDRMGLPRGLGLGRLNVKSEGRVASDPETVAMLERFFAPQVDLLRTLLGRPLPEWTGTPEAAGPGAGNAQPVAISRLRP from the coding sequence ATGAAACGGCCCGACTTCTTCGTGATCGGTGCGCCCAAGTGCGGCACCACCTCGCTGGCCCGCTGGCTGGCCGAGAACCCCGGCGTGTACGTGTCGCCGGTCAAGGAGCCCTTTCACTTCAGCACCGACCTGCACCGGCAGGTACGGACGGCGGCCGAGTACGAGGCGCTGTTCGCGAAGGCCGGCGAGGGGCACGCGGCCGTGGGCGAGGCCACGACCTGGTACCTGTACTCGCGCACGGCCGTGGCCGGGATCGAGCGGTACAGCCCGGGCGCCCGCTACGTGGTGTGCCTGCGCAACCCGGTGCAGATGGCGCTTTCGCTGTACCAGCACCTGGTGTTCACCGGCCGCGAAGACGCGCCCGACTTCCTGTCGGCGTGGAAGCGCCAGGAGGCCCGGGCGCGGGGCGAGGGGATCCCCCGGTCGTGCGAGGAGCCCGCGTTCCTGCAGTACGCGAGCGTGTGCGCCCTGGGCGAGCAGCTGCAGCGGCTGTACGCGCGGGTGGACCGCGCCCGCGTGCTTCCCCTCCTGCTCGACGACATGCGCGACGATCCCGCGCGCGAGTACCGGCGCGTGCTGGCCTTCCTGGGTGCACCCGACGACGGCCGGTCGGAGTTTCCCGTGCGCAACCGCGCCAAGCACCCCCGCTCGCTGCGCCTTGCCCGGGTGATGCGCTGGGGCACCGCGGTGCGCGACCGCATGGGGCTTCCCCGCGGGCTGGGGCTGGGGCGCCTGAACGTGAAATCCGAGGGGCGCGTGGCTTCCGACCCGGAGACCGTGGCCATGCTGGAGCGGTTCTTTGCCCCCCAGGTAGACCTGCTGCGCACCCTGCTGGGGCGCCCGTTGCCGGAGTGGACGGGCACGCCCGAGGCCGCCGGACCGGGTGCCGGGAACGCGCAACCGGTTGCCATTTCGCGTCTTCGGCCCTAG